One genomic window of Paenisporosarcina antarctica includes the following:
- a CDS encoding spore coat protein CotJB, with amino-acid sequence MSEEQRKLLLSLQVADFNVIEWVLFMHTHPDYLVGCQQRKEAMKTAAKIRKTYEDLYGPLTHLVPISCSKKNLTPWPWQV; translated from the coding sequence ATGAGCGAAGAACAGCGGAAACTGTTACTGTCCCTCCAAGTTGCTGACTTCAACGTGATAGAATGGGTGCTATTTATGCACACGCATCCAGATTACCTTGTGGGGTGTCAACAGAGAAAAGAAGCAATGAAGACTGCCGCAAAAATCAGAAAAACTTATGAAGATTTATATGGTCCATTAACTCATCTTGTACCTATTTCTTGTAGTAAAAAAAATCTCACGCCATGGCCATGGCAGGTATGA